The following proteins are encoded in a genomic region of Nicotiana sylvestris chromosome 4, ASM39365v2, whole genome shotgun sequence:
- the LOC104243980 gene encoding uncharacterized protein, whose product MSLFFKFLKHVPTVRFQVSLLSFIFLHVLPSSHWLISPSYTSNLTPTNFPLPSLFSVSAFWNCLLRGVFNFSFIKMMQTLNPYPSTSKTAEIMARYRPIAPKPEVPTSPVSENNPSGLPANINKSPFLRNVWPHLQARPTRTRKRGRTALGPPTMKRARTNYLPAGQFPHYQVMAASPAHRPNVIPQFSIIPNLVPLKCGLGTPVTTPANSIALPLLSCTTTTLPLLVEKNSGEERGIDLNLAADVPEELDFMPQLMQGSTSPKSPGVITPRPVRPVGSSISIGCINEEAPDGGTNKKCVKKPEEVEEEVEAEALPAVISDSNNKVRLTNSAYKEMVGQPECCWLDYMSGNACKRIGGEVMLEFLDSKSVPMSSDGFTCWVKIEWGADKGKKNSVKAFCNAVRLACQSKDYVFEWRFHTTDDDAPESASSI is encoded by the coding sequence ATGTCCCTTTTCTTTAAGTTCCTCAAACACGTACCCACCGTACGTTTCCAAGTGTCACTTCTttcttttatcttccttcatGTTTTGCCCTCTTCTCATTGGCTTATATCACCCTCTTATACCTCAAACCTCACTCCCACTAACTTCCCCTTACCTTCTCTCTTCTCTGTTTCTGCATTTTGGAATTGTTTGTTAAGAGGAGTTTTCAATTTCTCCTTTATCAAAATGATGCAGACTTTGAATCCTTACCCTTCAACCTCAAAAACAGCTGAGATCATGGCTAGATACAGGCCTATAGCACCAAAACCAGAGGTGCCAACAAGTCCTGTTTCTGAAAATAATCCTAGTGGCTTGCCAGCAAATATTAACAAATCTCCTTTCTTGAGGAATGTATGGCCTCACTTGCAAGCAAGGCCTACAAGAACTAGGAAAAGAGGAAGAACTGCCCTTGGTCCCCCTACTATGAAGAGAGCCAGGACTAATTACCTTCCTGCAGGCCAATTTCCTCATTATCAGGTAATGGCTGCTTCACCTGCCCATAGACCAAATGTGATTCCCCAGTTCTCTATAATCCCAAATCTTGTCCCTCTTAAATGTGGCTTGGGTACCCCTGTCACAACTCCAGCAAATTCAATAGCACTCCCTCTTCTTTCTTGTACTACAACAACTCTTCCTCTGCTAGTGGAGAAAAACTCAGGAGAGGAAAGAGGGATAGATTTGAACTTAGCAGCTGATGTACCTGAAGAATTAGATTTCATGCCACAATTAATGCAAGGATCTACTAGTCCTAAGAGCCCTGGTGTTATCACTCCGCGGCCAGTGCGGCCAGTTGGGTCAAGTATTTCAATTGGGTGTATTAATGAGGAGGCTCCAGATGGTGGAACTAACAAGAAATGTGTGAAAAAACCAGAGGAAGTGGAGGAAGAAGTTGAAGCAGAGGCCTTGCCAGCTGTTATATCAGACTCGAATAACAAAGTAAGGTTAACAAATTCAGCATATAAAGAAATGGTGGGTCAACCTGAATGTTGTTGGCTGGATTACATGAGTGGCAATGCATGCAAGAGAATTGGTGGGGAAGTGATGCTTGAGTTCTTGGATTCAAAAAGTGTGCCAATGTCATCGGATGGATTTACTTGTTGGGTAAAGATAGAATGGGGAGCtgacaaagggaaaaagaattCTGTTAAAGCTTTTTGCAATGCTGTGAGGTTAGCTTGCCAGTCTAAGGATTATGTCTTTGAGTGGAGGTTCCATACTACAGATGATGATGCTCCTGAATCTGCTTCCAGTATTTAA
- the LOC104243979 gene encoding NADH dehydrogenase [ubiquinone] iron-sulfur protein 4, mitochondrial-like encodes MANFLRRPFTRFQPLRSSPVCSTMFWSSSSSSSSADALVEIKPGEVGMVSGIPQEHLRRRVIIYSPARTASQQGSGKVGKWRINFLSTQKWENPLMGWTSTGDPLSNVGEAGLSFDSVEAAKAFAEKHGWEYTVYVDDVIIKSKRATDHMEDLRKFFNRLRRYNLKLNPAKCAFGVPAGKLLGFIVSRRGIELDPSKVKKFHTPLLKPKSYADNFKWKGPPPESKGG; translated from the exons ATGGCGAATTTTCTCCGGCGTCCGTTCACTAGGTTTCAGCCTCTCCGATCTTCACCGGTTTGTTCGACGATGTTTTGGTCATCATCATCGTCGTCTTCCTCCGCCGATGCGTTGGTGGAAATCAAACCCGGGGAAGTAGGGATGGTCTCTGGAATTCCCCAGGAACACCTTCGTCGCAGA GTCATTATTTATTCACCTGCTAGAACTGCAAGCCAACAAGGCTCTGGAAAGGTTGGAAAGTGGAGAATAAATTTCTTGTCCACACAGAA GTGGGAAAATCCATTGATGGGATGGACATCCACAGGAGACCCTCTATCAAATGTTGGTGAGGCAGGGTTATCTTTTGATAGCGTAGAAGCAGCAAAGGCATTTGCTGAGAAACATGGTTGGGAGTACACT gtgtatgtagacgacgtcatcatcaaatccaagagagccactgaccacatggaagatctgagaaagttcttcaacagactaagaaggtacaacttgaagctgaatcccgccaagtgtgcatttggggttcctgccggaaaactacttgggttcattgtgagtcgccgaggaatagaattggatccgtcaaag GTCAAGAAGTTTCATACACCGTTGTTGAAG CCAAAATCATATGCAGACAACTTCAAATGGAAGGGCCCCCCACCAGAGTCCAAGGGAGGCTAA
- the LOC104242859 gene encoding exocyst complex component EXO70I-like, giving the protein MSIEKLKEDDQMLAKLKEARSDLKNLIQISFNVETSLAEMEDKFDGMQENLSIASRRIAPLQSLSIANKALDIRINRAISPALSLLESFKLSESLQRRLLDLATKLSNEKSSNKRLEKLIKYVDTVENLNEAINSTSKECEPAIQKLQEVVEFLSRTKATDQFRTRRLRETLITLKSLSETEVDAMRFDGLFDDALLNLQDEYESLLNKMRHRNFMEGKVYSDDQDDVAAEMVPRDLGSELEVEVLTKISETLAANDCLDICIDIFVKVRYRRAAKALMRLNPEYLKTYSPEEIDEMEWESLETAISLWIQHFELAIKNVFVSEKKLCCQVLGTIMDGVIWPECFVKIADKIMAVFFRFGEGVARSKKEPQKLFKLLDMLESLERLKPEFSEIFAGEAGADIWSRYRELEKLLVHSSTKVFFELGLQIEANQDVLPPQDGSVPKLVRYATNYLKYLLTDAYSATMVRVLKIEQIWKAGILSTTETDENLLKDAMFNIMDAIRRNIESKKLRYKDKVLPHVFVMNTYWYIYMRTRSTELGKLMGDQYMKKTYKIVAEESAYSYQKQAWGSLVRLLDKEDIKRVDKDGVTAMVRGKMEAFAKGFDDITQRHKSFYHIPDSDLREQMREATVKLVVPAYTEFLNNFASSLHVKSYTSPEYIEDSLNHMFEVADHKTSGKSSLRSRQMKDPSDGSKSLSGEQSRRSKDFRRSKSSGIDA; this is encoded by the exons ATGTCAATAGAGAAGCTAAAAGAAGATGATCAAATGCTAGCCAAACTTAAAGAAGCTCGTTCTGATCTCAAGAACCTTATTCAAATCTCATTCAATGTTGAAACAAGCTTAGCAGAAATGGAAGATAAATTCGATGGTATGCAAGAAAATCTATCCATTGCTTCTAGAAGAATAGCTCCCTTACAATCTCTTTCAATTGCTAACAAAGCCCTTGATATAAGAATCAATAGAGCAATTTCTCCAGCTCTTTCACTTCTTGAAAGTTTCAAACTTTCTGAATCCCTCCAACGGAGACTTCTTGATCTTGCTACCAAATTATCTAATGAGAAATCATCAAATAAAAGGCTCGAGAAATTGATCAAGTATGTAGACACAGTGGAGAATTTGAATGAGGCTATTAATTCAACAAGCAAAGAGTGTGAGCCAGCTATTCAAAAATTGCAAGAAGTGGTGGAGTTTTTAAGTAGGACTAAAGCTACTGATCAGTTCAGGACGCGTCGATTGAGGGAAACTTTGATTACCCTTAAATCCCTTTCTGAAACTGAAGTTGATGCTATGAGATTTGATGGGCTGTTTGATGATGCTTTATTGAATTTGCAAGATGAATATGAGAGTTTGTTGAATAAGATGAGGCATAGGAATTTTATGGAGGGAAAAGTTTATAGTGATGATCAAGATGATGTTGCTGCTGAAATGGTGCCAAGAGATTTAGGAAGTGAATTAGAGGTTGAAGTGCTTACTAAAATCTCTGAGACCCTGGCTGCAAATGACTGTCTTGACATATGCATTGATATTTTTGTGAAG GTAAGGTATAGAAGAGCAGCCAAAGCATTGATGAGACTGAACCCCGAGTACCTAAAAACATACAGTCCAGAAGAAATCGATGAGATGGAATGGGAGAGCCTAGAGACAGCAATATCCCTTTGGATCCAACACTTTGAACTTGCTATCAAAAATGTATTTGTATCAGAAAAGAAACTCTGCTGCCAAGTTTTAGGGACAATAATGGATGGAGTAATATGGCCAGAGTGTTTTGTCAAGATTGCCGACAAGATAATGGCTGTCTTCTTTCGATTCGGGGAAGGGGTTGCACGAAGCAAGAAAGAACCCCAAAAGCTGTTCAAGCTGTTAGATATGCTTGAATCATTGGAAAGGCTAAAACCCGAGTTCTCTGAGATTTTCGCTGGTGAAGCTGGTGCTGATATCTGGTCGCGATACAGAGAACTGGAGAAACTGCTTGTACATTCCTCAACCAAAGTCTTCTTTGAGCTTGGCCTTCAAATTGAGGCTAATCAGGATGTTCTTCCTCCACAAGATGGTTCAGTTCCAAAACTTGTTCGTTACGCTACTAACTATCTTAAATACCTTCTAACGGATGCCTATAGCGCGACAATGGTCAGAGTTCTCAAGATAGAACAAATATGGAAAGCTGGAATACTTTCAACAACCGAAACGGATGAAAACTTGCTGAAAGATGCTATGTTTAACATCATGGACGCCATCCGGAGGAATATTGAATCCAAAAAACTGAGGTATAAAGACAAAGTATTGCCTCACGTGTTTGTCATGAACACTTATTGGTACATTTACATGAGGACAAGAAGTACAGAACTCGGGAAGCTAATGGGAGATCAGTATATGAAGAAGACATACAAAATTGTGGCTGAAGAATCAGCTTATTCATATCAAAAACAAGCTTGGGGATCTCTAGTGAGGCTGCTGGACAAAGAGGATATTAAAAGAGTTGATAAAGATGGAGTTACTGCTATGGTACGAGGGAAAATGGAGGCGTTCGCTAAAGGATTTGATGacattactcaaaggcataaAAGCTTTTATCACATACCCGATTCAGACTTGAGAGAGCAAATGAGAGAGGCTACTGTGAAGCTTGTTGTGCCTGCATATACCGAATTCTTGAACAATTTCGCGTCTTCTTTACATGTCAAATCCTATACTTCTCCTGAGTACATAGAAGATTCATTGAATCATATGTTTGAGGTTGCTGATCATAAGACTTCTGGAAAATCATCTTTGAGGTCACGACAAATGAAAGATCCTTCGGATGGTAGTAAATCATTATCAGGCGAACAATCCCGCAGGAGCAAAGACTTTAGGAGGTCCAAGTCAAGTGGCATTGATGCCTGA